CCTGGGAGTGCCGGTCAGGCCGTGCAGTACACCCGCACCCAGGCCGGATGCGGCGCGAACCCGTCGTTGTTCTCCCACGTGGCACCCCCGCCCACGTTCCCAGGGAAGCTGTTCAGCTTCGTCCTGGTCAGCGCCGCGTCGTGGCCCTCATGCGTCTCCACGAGCCGGGGATGGGACACCGGGCACAGCACGAACGCCGAGAACGTGCCCAGGATCGGCACGGTCACGTTCTTGGTGACGTGCAGGGAGGGCGGCTGCGCCGGCTTCACGTTCGAGCAGGACACGTGCAGCTTGACCGAGACGTCGACCGGCGGCCAGGTGTTCTTCGGCTCGGAGTTGGTGAAGCTCACCGAGATCGACCGGTTGGCCTCGTTGGCCTTCACATCGACGACGTGCGTGTGCAGCTCGTCCTCGTCGGAGTCGATCTGCGTGCTGGCGCCGAAGCTGACGATGTAGGGCAGGGTGGACGGACACTTCAGCGTCACGGTCTTGTAGCTGCCCGGGCCGATGGCGCCGCTGGAGGTCTGGAAGTCCTCGGTGACGGGCTCCGCCCAGGCGGCGCCGGTGGTGCTCATGAAGGCGGCGGCGGCCAGCGTCGCCGCCGCGATGAGCCGGGTGGGTCCGGTGAGTCGCATGTCTCTTCCCGCTTTCCTCGGTTGCCGCATTCGCCATTTGCGCAGCGGGGTTCTCCGCCGGCGGGAGAAAGGCTAGGAGCGGCGGCTTGGGGGTGACTTGGGTGCGACTTGGGGTGCAGCGTGGCGCGGGTGACGGCATTCTTTGCGCCATCTCACGACACGGGTCCCGGCCGGTTCTCGCGCGATCACGATGACCGCGCGCGCACCGCCGAAGGACACTCGAAGAGCTGTATTCACAGCGCTCTCCCGTGAATTGGAGCAATGCGTGTCGCACGAAATCCAGGGTTTGTCCTTCACCGATATCGCCGAGCAGTTCGGCACCCCCGCCTACGTCTACGACGCCGACGTCATCACGGCCACCTACCGTCGCCTGCGCGGGGCGTTCGACGAGCGGATCCAGCTTTTCTATTCGCTGAAGCCCAACCCCAACATCAGCGTCGTCGGCCTGCTGGGCAGCCTCGGCGCGGGCGCGGAGGTGTGCTCGCTGGGCGAGCTGCGCTCGGCGCTCGCGGCGGGCGTTCCGGCCGGCCGGATCCTGATGACCGGCCCGGGCAAGAGCGTCGAGGAGCTCACCGAGCTGGTCACCCGGGACGTACGGGCGATCATCTGCGAGTCCTTCGCCGAGTTGCGCACCATCGACGAGCTGGCCGAGCGGCTGGGCAAACGGCCGAAGGTGCTACTGCGGGTCAATCCGGCCCACGGCGTGGAGGGCGGGCGGCTGACCATGGCCGGGCGGCCCCGCCAGTTCGGCATCGACGAGGACCTCGTGCTGGCGGCCACCACGACCGTGCAGGATCACCCGCACGTGGACATCATCGGCGTGCAGATCTACACCGGGACCCGGATCCTGGACGCCGAGGTGATCGTGGCCAACACCGAGCGCGCGCTGGACCTGGCCGGCAAGGTGGCCACCAAGCTGGGCATCCACGTCCGGATGGTCGATCTGGGCGGCGGCATCGGGCTGGCCTACTTCGAGGGCGAGAACGACCCGGACGAGGAGATGTTCGTCTCCGGCATCAACCGGGCCGCCAGGCGCTTCGCCCAGGCCCACCCGGACGCGATCATCGCCATGGAGCCCGGCCGCTACCTGGTCGGCACGGCCGGCGTCTGCGTGCTGCGCGTCCGGTACGTCAAGGAGTCGCGCGGCCAGCGCTACGCGGTCACCGACGGCGGCTCGAACATGAACATGTCCGCCATCGGCCTGGGCACCTACGTCAAGCGCAACTTCCCCACGGTGCTGCTGTCCGACGAGCGGCCGCTGGACGGCAAGTGGTCGGTCACCGGGCCGCTGCTCACCCCCACCGACGTGCTGACCAAGCAGGCCGAGCTGCCGGAGCTGCGGCCCGGCGACCTGATCGGCATCCAGCGGATGGGCGCGTACGGGCCGACCGCCTCGATCGCGTACATGAACGGCCAGGGATACCCGGCGGAGATCCTCGTCATGGACGGCGTCGCGCACCTCGTACGCGAGCGCGACACCCCCGAGGACCTGCTGCGCAAGCAGCGGCTGGTCGACTTCCCCGGCAACGGGCAGGTGGACATCCGGCACGCCGTCGCCGAGGTGCTCGGCCGCGAGGTGAGCGAGCTCGGCGAGGACAGCAGGCTCCACGACGACCTGCACCTCGACTCGTTGTCGATGGTCGAGCTGGTGGCCCGGCTGGAGGACGAGTTCAAGATCTCGGTGGACCCGGAGGCGCTGACGCTGGCCCACTTCGCCACCGTCAGCTCGCTCGCCGCGTACGTCAGGAGCCGGTTGAATGAGCGGTGAGCTGCTGCACGAGCTGCTGGACGCGGCGCCCGCCGGCGCCGTGGCCATCGCGGAGCGGGGGCGCCCGCTGCGTTACCGCGACGTCACCGGGGCGGGCGCGAGCATCGCCGCGTGGCTGCGCGAGCGCGGCGTCGGGCCGGGCGATCGGGTGCTCCTGTCACTGACCAGGGCGCGGGCGCTGGACACGCCCTCGTGGGTGTACGGCTGCTCGCTGGCGGGCGCGGTCTTCTGCGTGCTGCACGAGCAGGTCGTCGGGCCTGCGCTGGCGTACGTGCTGGACGACGCCGCCCCGGCGATGGTGGTGTCGGACAACCCGAAGGTGCTCGGGCAGGCGGTGGCGCACGGGGTGCAGGCCGTGGGCCCCGACACGGCGCTGGTCGGCGCGCCGCCGCTCGTACGGGCCGGGGGCGGCTCCGGCGAGCGGCCGGGTACCGATCCCGGCGCGCCCGTCTGCATGATCTACACCTCCGGCAGCACCTCCCGCCCGAAGGCGATCGTCTCGACCCACGCGCAGATGACGTTCGTGGCCCGCGCCATCCAGTCGCGGCTGCGTTACCGGCCCGGCGACGTCGTCTACACCACGCAGCCGTTCTCCTTCGACGTGGGCCTCTACCAGATCTTCCTCGCGGCGCTGTGCGGCGCGCAGGTCTGGTTGCCCGGCCCGCTCGGCGCGGGCGTGCGGATCCTGCCGGAGCTGCTGGAGTCGCGGGCCACCGTGTTCCCCGCGGTGCCCGCCGTCGCGCAGACGCTGGCCGCCGCCGTCGCCAGGAGCGACGTCCCGGTGCCGGTGCCCAGGCTGCGGCTGCTCACCAACACGGGCGCGGCCATGCCGCGCGGCGTGCTCGCCTCCCTGCGCGAACGGCTGCCCGGCCTGCGCGTCCAGCTCATGTACGGGCTGACGGAGTGCAAGCGGGTCTCCATCATGCCCGTGGACGGCGACCTGGAACGGCCGGGCTCGTCCGGGCTGCCGCTGCCCGGCACCCGGGTCACGATCGTGGACGCCGAGGGCCGGCCGCTGCCCGCGGGCGAGGTCGGCGAGATCGTGGTCAGCGGCCCGCACGTGATGAACGGTTACTGGAACCAGGAGGAGCTGACCGCCGACCGGTTCCGGCCGTCCGGCCTGCGTACGGGCGACTTCGGCCACCTCGACCCCGACGGGTACCTCTACGTCGAGGGCAGGCGGGACGACGTCTACAAGCAGAGCGGCTTCCGGGTCAGCGCCACCGAGGTGGAGGCCGCCGCGCTGGAGCTGCCCGGCGTGCGCATGGCCGTCGTGCTGCCGCCGAAGGCCGACGGCGGCGACGCCGTGCTCGTGGTGACAGGGGACACCGAGCCCGCGCTGGTCCGCAAGGGCCTGGCGCACCGGCTCGAACAGTTCAAGGTGCCCAAGCGGTGCGTGGTGCTGGACGAGCTCCCGCTCAACCAGAACGGGAAGATCGACAAAAAACTCCTGGCCACGATCACCTGACAATTCCGGCCGGTACCACTCTCCTTTCAGCCGCAGGCTCCGAAATGCGAGCCTGCGGCTTTCCCCCATCGGTGACATCCGGGCCGGCCGTGCCGGACGTATGGTCTGGACGGCGCGAATTTCGCGCATGCCGTTCGGGGGAAGTGCACATGGAAAGCCTTTTCACGTTGTGGCACCGGAAAGCCGAGTTTTACGCGCGCAGAGCGGTGGACATCTACGCCGCGCGCATTCCGGAGTACGCCCGGATCGCCGAGAACGCGGACATCAGATCCGCCATGCTCGATTTCATGATCTTCGTCCGCCGCCGGACGGCGGAGCTGGCCGCCCTGGATCAGCCGTTCGCCCCCGAGGACCTCGACGTCATGGCCGAGATGGGCCGCCTGCGGGGAACGGGCGGCATCACGCTGCCCGCCCACCGTCACGCGCTGACCCTGCACACGTCGCTGACCTTGCAGGAGATCTCCGAGCTGAGCAGGCCGCACGACTTCGAGGAGATCAGGCGGCTGGTCGGCTGGCTCTCCAGCAGGGGAGAGGCCGGCTACCAGGCCTACAGCGGCGGGTTCATGGACGCCCGCGACGCCGTGCAGCCGGCCGGGCTGCGCATCCAGCAGCTCACCGAGGCGCTGCTCCGCAACGACGACCCCGCCGCCGCCGACCACGCACTCGGCCTGCGGATGCCGCTGCACGACAGCTACCTGGTCACCGTGGTCAGGATCGGCGAGCGGCGGCCCCCGCTGCCGGAGCGCGTCCAGGCCGGGATCGTGCGGGAGCTGCTCGGGACCGGGCAGGCGCTGATGCGCTTCACCGCGCCGGACGAGCTCGTCATGCTCATCCCGCAGCCCGACGACAACGGCGACGCGGCCGGGATCGGGACGCGGGCGCGCGAGCAGGCCCTGACCCTCACCAGGCGGCTCGGCGAGCTGACCGGCCTGCGGTGCGCCGCCGGGGTGGCCGAGGGGCGGCGCGGGCGGCTCGCCGAGGCCTTCGCCCAGGCGCGGCAGATCAGCCGGGTGGCGCCCGTCCGGGCGGACGCGGACACCGTCCACCAGCTCGCCGACGTCTTCGTCGAGTTCGGCGTCGCCGGCACGCCGCCGATCGACGAGTGGCTCAGCTCGATCGCCGAGCGGCTCGCGCCCGGCCCCGACCTGGTGGTCACGCTGGACGCCTACTACCGCCACGACCTGCACCGGCTGCGGACGGCCGCCGCCCTGCACATCCACCCCCGCACGCTCGACTACCGCCTGCAGCGAGTACGGCAGGCGACCGGCCTCGACCCCGCCTCCGTCCACGGCATCAGGGCGCTGAGCGCCGTCGTCACCCGGGTGCTGTCGGGCGTGTGGCGCGAGCGGGGATCGTCGGCGTAGAGCTGATGGCCGAGCAGTTCGTTACGATATGGAGAACAGAATTGTCGACGGACACCGCCGTGGTGGCCGCCTGTACCGGGTGGGCCGACGCCGCCCCGGTCGTCACCGAACCGTACTCCGAGTGGGTGCTGTGCGGGGACTTCCCGTCGGGCCGGCCGGGCTGGGAGGGGGCGGGGGGTGCTGCCGCCGGGGGCGGTGCGGGTGCTCGCGGCCTGGCTGCTGCACCTGCGCGCGGGCGCCTCCGTACGGGACGCCGGTGCCCCGAACGCTTCGGGGCCGCTGCCCGAGGCCGCCCGAGCGGTGCTCACGTGCCTCGACCCGCATCCCAGGGACGACGCCGCGCTGGCGCATGACATGGACCTGATCGACGCGATCGTCGCGTTCGCCCAGAGCCGGTTGGCGCAGGGCAGCGCCCGCTGAGCCTCAGTCGCCGGGCCGATACAGCAGCAACATCGCCGCGTCGTCCAGCAACGGCCCGCCCGTGTGCCGCACCAGATCGGCCCGCAACGCGTCCAGCCCCGCCTGCGGCTCATCCCGCCGCAACAACGACACCCGCCCCTCCAGCGGGTAGAACTCCCCCCGCCCGTTCCGCGCCTCGATCACCCCATCGGTGAAGAACAGGACGCGATCACCGCTCCCGAACGGCACCCGGTGCGCCTTCACCGCCGACGGCTCCAGCGCCCCCAGCCCCAGGGGCAGCCCGGGGTCGGGCGGTTCGGCGGTGCAGAGGGTGCCGTCGCCGAGCAGGAGCAGGGGGGCCGGGTGCCCGAAGTTCACCAGGGCCATCTCGGTCTCGTGGATCTCGGCGATGATCGCGGTGACGAACTGCTCCCCGCCCAGGTGCCGCGCCAGGCTGGCCTCCAGGCGTTCGCCGATGTCCGCCAGGTCGGCCTCGTCGTAGGCCGCCTCCCTGAACGCGCCCAGCACCCACGCCGCCGTCTCGACCGCCGCCAGGCCCTTGCCCTGCACGTCGCCGATCAGCAGCCGCACCCCGTGCGGGGTGGTGACGATCTCGTACAGGTCGCCGCCGATCTGCGCCTCGGCCGCCGCCGAGGTGTAGGACAGCGCGACCCGCAGGTCACCCGCCCGCCGGGGCACGGGCCGCAGCAGGACGCGCTGGGCCGCCTCGGCGACCTGCCTGACGCTGGCCAGCTCCCGCTCGCGTTGCAGGCGCAGGCGGCTGGCCAGCATGCTCGCCGCCGTCACGCCCACGATGCCGACGACCGTGAGGTTGTTCTCGAACGTGAACAGCAGGTCGTTGTAGACGGCCATGGGCACGCAGAGCGCCAGCGCGGCCACGCCCACGGCGGCGGTCCGCCGCACCCCGCCCGACACCGACGCGAAGGCGGGGCCGAGGGTGAGGAGCGGCAGGAAGACGAGGCTCTCGCCGGCGAACAGGTCGGTGAGGGCGACACCCAGCATGACGACGAAGGGCAGCCAACGCAGGATTCGCAGCGACCTCATCCGACCCCCGAGTGAACAACATCCGACGTACCAGCATCGCGCAGGAAACCCACCGTTCTCAACCCGGGAGGCCACCTCATCCGGCCGCGCGCGATTCCAGAAATCCCTTCGCCAGCATATGGCGGATTTGTCAGCCATTCTGAGGAAACGTGTTCGCGCCGGTACGTACGGTGAAATCCGGGCGCTTGTTTTTCGATCCTTGCCTGAACGCGATATGGATAGATTCGACCTGACGGAAAGGAGTCAGCACGTGGCATTGGCCGACGCCGGCATCCGGCGATTACTGGTGGATTCGGGGGAGCCCAGGGGATGGGTGTCCCCGCGGGCCGACCTGGTGACAGCGCTGCTGGGGGTGTGGTTCGGGGTCGGGCTGATGATCGACGCCTGGGCGCACACCAATCAGACGGAGCTGGAGACGTTCTTCACCCCGTGGCATGCGGTGTTCTACTCCGGGTTCGCCGTGGTCTCCGGCTGGATCCTCTGGCAGGTGTGGCAGAACGTGCGCGCCGGGAGGCAGGGGCTGGCTGCGGTGCCGACGGGTTATCTGGCCGGGCTGGTGGCGGTGCCGGCGTTCGCCGCGTTCGGCTTCGCGGACATGATGTGGCACACCATTCTGGGCATCGAAACCAGCCTCGATATTCTTTTCAGCCCTTCACATCTGGGGCTGATCGTGACGATGCTCCTCATCATCACCACACCCCTGCGTTCCGCCTGGAACGCCCCCGACCTCGGCGCCCGGCCGACGCTGGGCCGGTTGCTGCCCGCCCTGATCGGGCTCGCCTTCGCCACCACGCTGGTGTCGCTGTTCCTGTCGTACGGCGACGCCATGCAGTACCGCGCGCCCCGCATCGTCAAGGCGTTCTCCTCCGTGAACGACCCGGGGGCCGACCGGCTCGCCCTGGCCATGGTCGTCACCAACGTCGTCATCCTCAGCCCCGTGCTGCTGCTGGTGCGCCGCTGGGTGCTGCCGTTCGGCTCGGTCACCGTCATGTACGCGATCGGGGTGCTCATGCCGGGGGCGCAGACCGAGTTCGAGAACGTGCCGGTGCTGGTGTCGTTCGTGGTGGCCGGGCTCGTGAGTGACCTGCTGATCCGGTGGCTGCGGCCGTCAGGGGAGCGGCGCGGGGCCTACTGGGCCTTCGCCGGGTTGTCGGCGTTCGCCACGTGGGCGTTGTACATCGGGATCGCGTCGGTCGCGGGTGGCGGGCTGCCTGCGGTGCCTGAGTTGTGGACGGGGGCGCCGATCATCGCGGGGCTCATCGGGCTGGCCCTCGGCGCACTGTTCCTCCCGAACGCCGTCACCGCCCAGCCTGGGGCGGTCGTCGCCCAGCCTGGCGCGGTGGGTGCTCAGCCTGGGGCGGTCGTCCCGCAGTCCGGTGCGGTCGGTGCTCAGCAGGTCCAGGTCAGCGCGTCCGACGCCGAGCGGGCATGATCCTTCGCTCTCTGTGCCTGGCCGCCGTCCTGGTGCTGGCGCTGGCCGCCCCCGCCTCGGCGCACAACGTCACGGCGGGGGCGGACCTGCGGATCGCCCAGACGATCGCCGGCGCCGAGATCACGGTGGTGATCAAGGGAACGTCCCGGGTGCCGGGGCCGTTGCGGATCGGAGTCATCGCCTACCAGCCGGTCTCCGGGCTGCCCGTCGGCCTGGAGGTCCGCTCGGTCGAGGACGGCCGCACGGTGACGGGCACCGCCCAGGCGGCGGCCGAACCCGCGTACACGCAGCTCAGGGTGGAACGGACCGGGCCACACGAGCTGAAGCTGAGCGCGGGGGGCGAGGTGGCCGTCGTCCCGTTCCGGGTCCTCGTCGAACGCGGGTCGATGGGCGACTTCCTCATTTACGGTGGCCTGTTCATGGCCGCGATGTTGCTGGTGGGCGGCCTGCTCACCGGCGCCACGGCCCGCACGGGGCGGGCGATGGCCCTGGCGGCGGGCGCCGCGGCCGGGGTGACCGTCGCCGCCATGGTCATCGTGTTCGAACCGGGGCTTCCCCCGCCCGCGCCCGACGGCGCCGCCCCCACCACCGCGACCCCCGCTGCGGGCGGGCGGCCGTACGCGCAGGCCCGGGTGGAGACTGCCCCCGCACGGCCGGGCGCGGGGGAGGAGTTCACGCTGCGGCTCGACCTCATGGACGGCTCCACCGGGCGTCCCGTCGACGATCTCGCCGTACATCACGAGGCGCTCGCGCACGTGGTCGTCACCAGCGAGGACGGCCGGTACTTCCGGCACGTGCACCCGCTGCGCACGGCGCCCGGGCACCTGGAGGTGAAGCTGAGCACCGACCGTCCCGGCCGCTACCTGGTGCACGCCGAGCTGGAACGGGAGGACTCGGGCGGGCAACTCGTCACCGCGGACTTCACCGTGGGTGGTGAGGCCAGGGCCTCAGCGGAACCCGATGCCTCAGCGGAAGCCGGTGCGGCAGAGGACCGCGGCGCCGCAGAGGACACCAGTGCGGCAGAGGACGGCGGTGCCGCAGCCACGCCACGGTTGCAACCCGTCGCGCCCGTCGCGGGCCGTCCCGCGACCATCGAGCTGGACACGCCCGCCGGCGTGCGGCCGTGGCTGGGCATGACCGGCCACCTGATCGTCCGGAGCCAGGACGGCGCTTTCCTCGGCCACGTGCACGAGATGGGCACCCCCGGCTCCCGCCTCCGCTTCACCTTCAGCTTCCCCACCTCGGGCCGGTACCTGGCCTGGATCCAGTACGCCACCGGAGACCGCATCGTCACCGAGCCCTTCACGGTGGACGTGACGGCGGCGGAGGTGCGGCGATGAGGAAGAAGCTCGTGCTGATGGGCGGGGCGCTGGTGGCCGCGGGCGTGGCGGTGTTCGTCATGGGCCGGGCCGCGACGACCGGGCCGCTCGAGCTCACCACCACCGGCGCCCGCTACGCCGCCACCGTCGTGATCGAGGACCCGAAGCCGGGGCGGGTCGCCGTGGCGGTCGAGGTGAACGAGGGTGACGCCGACAGCGTGGCCGTGTCGGCGGTGATGGCGGACATGGGGCACTCGACGCCCGAGCTGGCTGCCACGGAGCGGGAGCCCGGGCGGTTTCTGGCCGAGGGGGAGTTGTTTCCGATGAGCGGGGTCTGGGAGTTGTCGATCCGGCTCGATGGTCCGGCGGGGGAGGAGCAGCTCGCGGTCAAGGCGCTGATCACGGACTAGCGCCGCTCCTCGGTTCGCGCTGCCCTTCCACTGGCGCCGTCGGTCAGCTAGCGACGATCACAAGCCGACGCCGACCACCACCCAGCACCGCCCGCCGCGGGATCCCAGGGGCCGTCATCATTCTGTGCCCATCCCGGGGGTTGACAGCACGCCCAACCAGCTAAATGATTATTCCTACTTGTATAGTAGGAATCGTAGGAAAGGGGAGATCGTGCGGGCACTCATCCTGCTCGGGCTGGTCGGCCTCGCGGCCCAGCTGGTCGACGGCAGCCTCGGCATGGCCTATGGCGTCACGTCGACCACGCTGCTGCTGGCCGTCGGCACCAACGCGGCCGCCGCCTCCGCCACCGTCCACCTCGCCGAGATCGGCACCACGCTCGCTTCGGGCATCTCCCACTGGCGCTTCGGCAACGTGGACTGGAAGGTCGTCGCGAAGATCGGTCTCCCGGGAGCCGTCGGCGCCTTCGCCGGGGCGACGTTCCTGTCGAGCCTGTCCACCGAGGTCGCCGCCCCGGTCATGTCGCTCATCCTGCTCTCGCTGGGCGTCTACATCCTCATCCGCTTCACGGCGTTCGGCCTGCCGCGCGGGAATCTGGGCAAGCCGCTGCGCAGGCGCTTCCTGGCGCCGCTCGGGCTGCTGGCCGGGTTCGTGGACGCCACCGGCGGTGGTGGCTGGGGCCCCGTCGGGACGCCCGCCATCCTGGCCAGCGGGCGGCTGGCCCCTCGCAAGGTGATCGGCTCCATCGACGCCAGCGAGTTCCTCGTCGCCATCGCCGCCAGCGTCGGCTTCTTCGTCGGCATCGGCTCCGAGAACATCAACTTCTCCTGGGTCGCCGTCCTGCTGCTCGGTGGCGTCATCGCCGCACCGATCGCCGCCTGGCTCGTCCGGCACATCCCGCCGCGCATCCTCGGCTCGGCCGTCGGCGGCGTGATCGTGCTGACCAACGTGCGCACGCTGCTGCGCAGCGACTGGATCGACGCCTCCGGCGGCGTCCAGACCGTGGCCTACATCGTCATCGCCGCCATCTGGGCCGCCGCGATCGCCTGGTCGGTACGCGAGTACCGGCGCGACAAGGCCAACGAGTCGGTCGAGGCGGTGGAGAGCGACCTGCGGCAGCGTACGGCCACGGAGGAGGAGACGGCCTCCGCCTGAGCCGGCCCATGAGAATCTCCGCCCGCACCCAATACGCCCTGGGCGCCATGCTCGCCCTGGCCGTGGCCGACAGCCCGGTGCACGCTGAACGGATCGCCGTCACGCAGGACATTCCTCGCCGTTTCTGCGACAACATCCTGCTTCAGCTGCGCCGGGCCGGCCTCATCCGCAGCCAGCGCGGTCCGGACGGCGGCTACTGGCTGGCCCGGCCGCCGGGGGAGATCGCGCTGGCCGACGTCATCCGCGTCACCGAGGGGGCCGAGCAGGCCCTGCGGCCCTTCTCCCCGGCCGCCGCACCGCTCGCCGAGATCTGGGACCGGCTGCGCAGCCACGAGGACGCGCTGCTCAGCGAGATCACCCTCGCCGACGTAGTGGCCTCCCGCGACCGCCCGAACGGCGGGGCCGCTTCCAACGGCGGTCCCCCTGCCGACGCGCCCGCCGGGCGCGAGGTCCCCTGAGGCAGTGGCAAGCTGGGGCGGTGGCTTTCGGGGTACGTGAGTTCGAGCTGACACTGATGCACCGCATGCGCGACGTCAACGCCGAAAAGGTCGAGGAGACCCTCGGTCGCATCGGCGCCGGCCGTGCCGAGCTGCGCGAGGCCCACGCCCACTGGACGAGGCTCGCCCACGCCCCGAGGGCGCCGAAGGGAGCCGCCGCGCTGCGGAGGGCGCTGGGCCCGCCGCCGTACCGGGGCAGCAGGCCCGCAGGCAGTCTGACCTGCGACGTCCTGCGCTGGACGCTGCCCACCTGGCCGGAGCTGGCCTACGAGGCGCTGGTCGGCCCCGGTGGCGAGCTGTGGAACCAGTGGTTCGTCCGCCCCTCCGGCGCCACCCCGTTGGCCTTCGCCGATCTGGAGCCCTGGGGCTGCGTCGTGGCGGACGTGGGCGCCAGCTTCCCCGGTGCCGTACAGCTCGACGGCCCGGCGCCGCACCACTGGACGGTCGACTTCCGTCACGGCGGCCGGACGCATCGCGCCCGCTTCGTGTACGGGCTCCTCCAGCGCCTCGACCAGGCGCCCGAGGGCTGACCTGAGCCCAGGTCCTCACGCGGGTGGGCAGGATCGTGAGGACCTGGGCGGCGACCGGGCACCGTCGGCGGAAGGTGCCCGGTCATCGGAACGCCGCGTCAGCCCGGCATCCCGGTCAGGGGGAGCGCCGCGTCAGCCCGGCGTCCCGGTCAGCGGGGGCTCTTGACCGCCAGCAGCGCGTGGTAGGCGGGCTTGGGCGCCAGGTTCTCGTCCAGCAGGCACGCCGCGCCCTCTCCCTCGAACCAGCCGGGCACCCACGAGTGCCGGTCGGTGAAGCCCCAGACGGTCAGCTCGCGGCAGGCCTTGACGCTGAGGCAGTCGGTCATGGCCCGGCTGTAGTACGTGGCCTGGGTGGCGAGCTTCTCCGGGGTCACCGGCAGCTCCATGCGCACGTCCAGCTCGGTGATCGCGACCTCCAGGCCGAGGTCGGCGAAGCGGCGCATGACGTTCGCCCAGTCGCCCGGGTAGTCGTACTGGATGCCGAGGTGGCCCTGGAAGCCGATGCCGTGGATCGGCAC
The nucleotide sequence above comes from Nonomuraea gerenzanensis. Encoded proteins:
- the lysA gene encoding diaminopimelate decarboxylase is translated as MSHEIQGLSFTDIAEQFGTPAYVYDADVITATYRRLRGAFDERIQLFYSLKPNPNISVVGLLGSLGAGAEVCSLGELRSALAAGVPAGRILMTGPGKSVEELTELVTRDVRAIICESFAELRTIDELAERLGKRPKVLLRVNPAHGVEGGRLTMAGRPRQFGIDEDLVLAATTTVQDHPHVDIIGVQIYTGTRILDAEVIVANTERALDLAGKVATKLGIHVRMVDLGGGIGLAYFEGENDPDEEMFVSGINRAARRFAQAHPDAIIAMEPGRYLVGTAGVCVLRVRYVKESRGQRYAVTDGGSNMNMSAIGLGTYVKRNFPTVLLSDERPLDGKWSVTGPLLTPTDVLTKQAELPELRPGDLIGIQRMGAYGPTASIAYMNGQGYPAEILVMDGVAHLVRERDTPEDLLRKQRLVDFPGNGQVDIRHAVAEVLGREVSELGEDSRLHDDLHLDSLSMVELVARLEDEFKISVDPEALTLAHFATVSSLAAYVRSRLNER
- a CDS encoding class I adenylate-forming enzyme family protein, whose protein sequence is MSGELLHELLDAAPAGAVAIAERGRPLRYRDVTGAGASIAAWLRERGVGPGDRVLLSLTRARALDTPSWVYGCSLAGAVFCVLHEQVVGPALAYVLDDAAPAMVVSDNPKVLGQAVAHGVQAVGPDTALVGAPPLVRAGGGSGERPGTDPGAPVCMIYTSGSTSRPKAIVSTHAQMTFVARAIQSRLRYRPGDVVYTTQPFSFDVGLYQIFLAALCGAQVWLPGPLGAGVRILPELLESRATVFPAVPAVAQTLAAAVARSDVPVPVPRLRLLTNTGAAMPRGVLASLRERLPGLRVQLMYGLTECKRVSIMPVDGDLERPGSSGLPLPGTRVTIVDAEGRPLPAGEVGEIVVSGPHVMNGYWNQEELTADRFRPSGLRTGDFGHLDPDGYLYVEGRRDDVYKQSGFRVSATEVEAAALELPGVRMAVVLPPKADGGDAVLVVTGDTEPALVRKGLAHRLEQFKVPKRCVVLDELPLNQNGKIDKKLLATIT
- a CDS encoding PucR family transcriptional regulator, translating into MESLFTLWHRKAEFYARRAVDIYAARIPEYARIAENADIRSAMLDFMIFVRRRTAELAALDQPFAPEDLDVMAEMGRLRGTGGITLPAHRHALTLHTSLTLQEISELSRPHDFEEIRRLVGWLSSRGEAGYQAYSGGFMDARDAVQPAGLRIQQLTEALLRNDDPAAADHALGLRMPLHDSYLVTVVRIGERRPPLPERVQAGIVRELLGTGQALMRFTAPDELVMLIPQPDDNGDAAGIGTRAREQALTLTRRLGELTGLRCAAGVAEGRRGRLAEAFAQARQISRVAPVRADADTVHQLADVFVEFGVAGTPPIDEWLSSIAERLAPGPDLVVTLDAYYRHDLHRLRTAAALHIHPRTLDYRLQRVRQATGLDPASVHGIRALSAVVTRVLSGVWRERGSSA
- a CDS encoding PP2C family protein-serine/threonine phosphatase yields the protein MRSLRILRWLPFVVMLGVALTDLFAGESLVFLPLLTLGPAFASVSGGVRRTAAVGVAALALCVPMAVYNDLLFTFENNLTVVGIVGVTAASMLASRLRLQRERELASVRQVAEAAQRVLLRPVPRRAGDLRVALSYTSAAAEAQIGGDLYEIVTTPHGVRLLIGDVQGKGLAAVETAAWVLGAFREAAYDEADLADIGERLEASLARHLGGEQFVTAIIAEIHETEMALVNFGHPAPLLLLGDGTLCTAEPPDPGLPLGLGALEPSAVKAHRVPFGSGDRVLFFTDGVIEARNGRGEFYPLEGRVSLLRRDEPQAGLDALRADLVRHTGGPLLDDAAMLLLYRPGD
- a CDS encoding FixH family protein, with protein sequence MRKKLVLMGGALVAAGVAVFVMGRAATTGPLELTTTGARYAATVVIEDPKPGRVAVAVEVNEGDADSVAVSAVMADMGHSTPELAATEREPGRFLAEGELFPMSGVWELSIRLDGPAGEEQLAVKALITD
- a CDS encoding sulfite exporter TauE/SafE family protein → MRALILLGLVGLAAQLVDGSLGMAYGVTSTTLLLAVGTNAAAASATVHLAEIGTTLASGISHWRFGNVDWKVVAKIGLPGAVGAFAGATFLSSLSTEVAAPVMSLILLSLGVYILIRFTAFGLPRGNLGKPLRRRFLAPLGLLAGFVDATGGGGWGPVGTPAILASGRLAPRKVIGSIDASEFLVAIAASVGFFVGIGSENINFSWVAVLLLGGVIAAPIAAWLVRHIPPRILGSAVGGVIVLTNVRTLLRSDWIDASGGVQTVAYIVIAAIWAAAIAWSVREYRRDKANESVEAVESDLRQRTATEEETASA
- a CDS encoding RrF2 family transcriptional regulator, which gives rise to MRISARTQYALGAMLALAVADSPVHAERIAVTQDIPRRFCDNILLQLRRAGLIRSQRGPDGGYWLARPPGEIALADVIRVTEGAEQALRPFSPAAAPLAEIWDRLRSHEDALLSEITLADVVASRDRPNGGAASNGGPPADAPAGREVP